The following coding sequences are from one Cervus canadensis isolate Bull #8, Minnesota chromosome 4, ASM1932006v1, whole genome shotgun sequence window:
- the LOC122439751 gene encoding thiosulfate sulfurtransferase/rhodanese-like domain-containing protein 2 — translation MPSSTSPDQGNDDPEACVLRFSDLDLKDKSLINPSSSLKAELDVSTKKKYSFAKKKAFAVFVKTKEVPAPPCGCKEKWWKCCQQRFTDPTGIHRHVATQHADEIRRETAAVLKQLAATSSPSTGPESADSGNPFRDALTCNQELSAWLPDTSCFSPDELISGQGDDEGEVLLYYCYCDLKDPDWVCAWQTALCQHLHLTGKVRIATEGINGTVGGSRLATRLYVSAMLSCPLFKDYLCKDDFKTSKGGACCFPELRVGVFEEIVPMGISPNKVSYKKPGIHLSPGEFHKEVEKFLSQANQEESDTILLDCRNFYESKIGRFQGCLAPDIRKFSYFPSYIDENLELFKEKRVLMYCTGGIRCERGSAYLKTKGVCKEVFQLKGGIHKYLEEFPDGFYKGKLFVFDECFALSFNNDIVSACSYCGVPWDHYKLCSTPQCHQLVLTCPACQERGRTACCVPCQDKGSRQAASPAQSNFKEECQCTARRPRVPRERSQRGPLAAGASALPPGAQAGR, via the coding sequence ATGCCTTCTTCCACTTCACCAGACCAAGGAAATGATGACCCAGAGGCCTGTGTTTTAAGGTTTTCAGACTTGGATTTGAAAGACAAGAGTCTTATCAATCCCAGTAGCAGTCTCAAAGCAGAGTTAGATGTCAGTACAAAGAAGAAATactcatttgcaaagaaaaaGGCATTTGCCGTTTTCGTTAAAACTAAAGAAGTTCCAGCACCTCCTTGTGGATGTAAAGAAAAATGGTGGAAATGCTGTCAGCAACGATTTACAGACCCGACCGGCATCCACAGACATGTGGCGACGCAGCATGCTGACGAGATCCGCCGTGAGACTGCTGCTGTTCTGAAGCAGCTGGCTGCGACATCGAGCCCCTCCACGGGTCCCGAGTCCGCAGACAGCGGGAACCCTTTCAGAGATGCCCTCACCTGTAACCAAGAACTGTCTGCCTGGCTGCCGGATACAAGCTGCTTCAGCCCCGATGAGCTGATAAGTGGCCAGGGCGACGATGAAGGGGAGGTGCTACTTTATTACTGCTACTGTGACCTGAAGGATCCCGACTGGGTCTGTGCCTGGCAGACAGCTCTGTGTCAGCACCTGCATCTCACGGGCAAGGTTCGAATTGCTACGGAAGGAATCAACGGGACTGTTGGTGGGAGCAGACTGGCCACCAGACTCTATGTCAGCGCCATGCTTTCCTGCCCACTGTTTAAGGATTACCTCTGTAAGGATGATTTTAAGACCAGCAAAGGAGGAGCTTGCTGTTTTCCAGAATTGCGTGTTGGTGTGTTTGAAGAAATTGTGCCCATGGGGATCAGTCCCAATAAGGTCTCCTATAAGAAGCCTGGAATCCATTTATCCCCAGGTGAATTTCATAAAGAAGTAGAAAAGTTTCTGTCTCAGGCAAATCAAGAGGAAAGTGATACTATCCTACTGGACTGCAGAAACTTCTATGAAAGCAAAATAGGACGATTCCAGGGCTGCTTAGCCCCAGACATCAGGAAATTCAGTTATTTCCCTAGCTACATTGATGAAAATCTAGAACTTTTCAAAGAGAAGAGGGTGCTAATGTATTGCACTGGGGGCATCCGTTGTGAGCGGGGTTCAGCCTACCTGAAAACCAAGGGAGTGTGCAAGGAAGTGTTCCAGCTCAAGGGTGGCATCCACAAGTACTTGGAGGAGTTTCCTGATGGTTTTTACAAAGGGAAGTTGTTTGTTTTCGATGAGTGTTTTGCCTTATCTTTCAACAATGACATAGTGTCAGCATGTTCCTACTGTGGGGTCCCCTGGGACCACTATAAGCTCTGCTCCACGCCCCAGTGCCACCAGCTCGTCCTGACCTGCCCTGCCTGCCAAGAACGAGGACGCACAGCCTGCTGTGTCCCGTGTCAAGACAAGGGGAGCAGACAGGCTGCAAGCCCAGCCCAGAGCAACTTCAAGGAGGAATGCCAGTGTACCGCCCGACGGCCACGGGTACCGAGGGAGCGCTCACAGCGGGGGCCTCTCGCAGCAGGAGCCTCTGCCCTCCCGCCCGGGGCCCAGGCTGGACGTTGA